In Xylanibacter ruminicola 23, a single genomic region encodes these proteins:
- a CDS encoding class II fructose-bisphosphate aldolase, translated as MVNYKELGLVNTREMFKKAVAGGYAIPAFNFNTMEQMQAIVQAAVETKSPVIMQVSKGARNYANGTILRNLAKGAVEYAKELGCEKPEIVLHLDHGDSFELCKDCIDNGFSSVMIDGSSLPYEDNIALTKKVVEYAHQFDVTVEAELGVLAGVEDEVVAEESHYTKPEEVIDFATRTGCDSLAISIGTSHGAYKFKPEQCTRDPKTGKLVPPPLAFDVLHEIENKLPGFPIVLHGSSSVPQDEVDTINKYGGNLPDAVGIPEEQLREASKSAVCKINIDSDSRLAMTAAIRKYLAEHPDHFDPRQYLKPARENMKKMYIHKIVNVLGSDGKLG; from the coding sequence ATGGTTAATTACAAGGAATTAGGACTCGTGAATACTCGCGAGATGTTCAAGAAGGCAGTAGCTGGTGGCTACGCTATCCCCGCTTTCAACTTCAACACAATGGAGCAGATGCAGGCTATCGTACAGGCTGCTGTTGAGACCAAGTCACCTGTTATCATGCAGGTTTCAAAGGGTGCTCGTAACTATGCTAACGGTACCATCCTGCGTAACCTCGCTAAGGGTGCTGTAGAGTATGCTAAGGAGCTGGGTTGCGAGAAGCCCGAGATCGTTCTTCACCTCGACCACGGTGATAGCTTCGAGCTCTGCAAGGACTGCATCGACAACGGTTTCTCAAGCGTTATGATCGACGGTTCTTCACTGCCTTACGAGGATAACATCGCCCTGACAAAGAAGGTTGTTGAGTACGCTCATCAGTTCGACGTAACTGTAGAGGCTGAGCTCGGCGTTCTGGCTGGTGTTGAGGATGAGGTAGTAGCTGAGGAGAGCCACTACACAAAGCCTGAGGAGGTTATCGACTTCGCTACTCGCACAGGTTGCGACTCACTGGCTATCTCTATCGGTACTTCTCACGGTGCTTACAAGTTCAAGCCCGAGCAGTGCACACGCGATCCTAAGACTGGTAAGCTCGTTCCTCCCCCACTCGCATTCGACGTTCTGCACGAGATCGAGAACAAGCTTCCTGGATTCCCCATCGTTCTCCACGGTTCTTCTTCAGTTCCTCAGGACGAGGTTGACACTATCAACAAGTACGGTGGTAACCTGCCCGACGCTGTAGGTATCCCCGAGGAGCAGCTCCGCGAGGCTTCTAAGAGCGCTGTTTGCAAGATCAACATCGACTCTGACTCTCGTCTGGCTATGACTGCTGCTATCCGTAAGTACCTGGCTGAGCACCCCGATCACTTCGATCCTCGCCAGTACCTGAAGCCCGCTCGTGAGAACATGAAGAAGATGTACATCCACAAGATTGTGAACGTACTCGGTTCAGACGGCAAGCTCGGATAA
- a CDS encoding ABC transporter permease, giving the protein MNILNLFKVSLKAVANNKMRSFLSMLGIIIGVAAVIIMMSIGQGSKESIRAELSTMGTNLLTIRPGADMRGGVRQDPSSMQTLKMADYERIVREKRFVTKVSPEVTASGQAIYGSKNTNASMYGESIDYLDIRLWTIEEGECFTEEDIKKASKVCVVGATIVKELFGEGAECIGKTIRFKSIPMRIVGVLKSKGYNSWGMDQDNVIIAPYTTVMKRIAAQTYFSSIVCSAVTEELSDAAIEELTQILRDNHKLKEDADDDFTIRSQAEMMETMSSTMDTVTIILVVAAAFSLLVAGIGIMNIMLVSVTERTKEIGLRMAVGATGPVISLQFLIESVLISFTGGLIGVIVGVGASTFLASFGMPSSVPAWSIYVSFLVCVFIGVLFGYIPAQKAANMDPIEAIRHE; this is encoded by the coding sequence ATGAATATACTGAATCTGTTTAAAGTAAGTCTGAAGGCCGTAGCGAATAATAAGATGCGCTCGTTCCTGTCGATGCTGGGTATCATCATCGGCGTAGCAGCGGTGATTATTATGATGAGCATCGGTCAGGGCTCGAAAGAGAGCATCCGTGCCGAACTCTCGACAATGGGTACCAACCTGCTCACAATCCGTCCTGGTGCCGATATGCGAGGTGGCGTACGACAGGATCCGTCGAGCATGCAGACGCTGAAGATGGCCGACTACGAGCGTATTGTTCGTGAGAAGCGTTTTGTTACCAAGGTATCGCCCGAGGTAACAGCCAGCGGTCAGGCCATCTATGGCAGCAAGAACACCAACGCCTCGATGTATGGCGAATCGATAGATTATCTGGACATCCGACTGTGGACCATCGAAGAGGGCGAGTGCTTTACCGAGGAGGACATCAAAAAAGCCTCGAAGGTGTGCGTGGTTGGTGCTACCATCGTTAAGGAGCTGTTTGGCGAAGGTGCCGAGTGTATCGGTAAGACCATCCGCTTCAAGAGTATCCCCATGCGTATTGTGGGCGTACTGAAATCTAAGGGCTACAACTCGTGGGGTATGGACCAGGACAACGTGATTATCGCTCCCTACACCACAGTGATGAAGCGTATTGCTGCCCAGACCTATTTCTCAAGTATTGTCTGCTCGGCTGTAACCGAGGAGCTGAGTGATGCTGCCATCGAGGAGCTCACACAGATACTACGCGACAACCACAAGCTGAAGGAGGATGCCGACGACGACTTTACCATCCGCTCGCAGGCCGAGATGATGGAGACCATGTCGAGTACGATGGACACCGTTACCATCATTCTGGTAGTGGCTGCAGCCTTCTCGCTGTTGGTAGCTGGTATTGGTATTATGAACATTATGCTGGTAAGTGTAACCGAGCGCACCAAGGAGATTGGACTGCGCATGGCGGTAGGTGCTACCGGACCCGTTATATCGCTACAGTTCCTGATAGAGAGTGTGCTGATATCCTTTACAGGCGGACTGATAGGTGTGATTGTAGGCGTAGGCGCCAGCACCTTCTTAGCATCGTTCGGCATGCCATCAAGCGTACCCGCCTGGAGTATCTACGTATCGTTCCTGGTATGTGTGTTTATCGGTGTACTATTCGGTTACATTCCTGCACAGAAAGCAGCAAATATGGATCCTATAGAAGCTATAAGACATGAATAA
- the ald gene encoding alanine dehydrogenase: MKVGIPKEIKNNENRVGMTPAGVAELTRRGHEVSVQHTAGEGSGFSDDDYVKAGARILPSIEAVYRECDMIVKVKEPIEPEYELVREGQLLFTYFHFACEKELTEAMLKSKAVCLAYETVQLPNGSLPLLQPMSEVAGRMATLNGAYYLQKTKGGKGKLISGVPGVSPAKVLVLGGGVVGEAAALMAAGLGADVTIADISLPRLRQLDIETPANVHTLYSSEHNIRQMLPTVDIVIGSVLVPGDKTPHLITREMLKLMEPGTVLVDVAIDQGGCFETSRPTTHSEPVYTEEGIVHYCVANIPGAVPNTSTLALTNATLRYAIALADKGWQQACKDDPALAKGLNIVEGKVTYKAVADVFGLPYEKII; the protein is encoded by the coding sequence ATGAAAGTAGGAATTCCAAAAGAGATTAAGAACAATGAGAACCGTGTTGGTATGACGCCTGCAGGTGTGGCCGAACTTACACGTCGCGGTCATGAGGTAAGTGTGCAGCATACGGCTGGCGAAGGTAGCGGATTCAGCGACGACGACTATGTGAAAGCTGGTGCGCGCATACTGCCTAGCATCGAGGCTGTGTATCGTGAATGCGACATGATTGTGAAGGTAAAAGAACCCATTGAGCCCGAGTATGAGCTGGTTCGCGAGGGACAGTTGCTATTTACCTATTTCCACTTTGCCTGCGAAAAGGAGCTTACAGAGGCGATGCTGAAGAGCAAAGCAGTTTGTCTGGCTTACGAAACAGTACAACTGCCTAACGGTTCGCTCCCCCTGTTGCAGCCTATGAGCGAGGTGGCCGGACGCATGGCCACACTGAATGGTGCCTATTATCTGCAGAAAACCAAAGGCGGAAAGGGTAAACTGATTAGTGGTGTGCCAGGTGTGAGTCCGGCTAAGGTGCTGGTACTTGGTGGCGGTGTGGTTGGCGAGGCAGCAGCCTTGATGGCCGCAGGACTGGGGGCCGACGTGACTATCGCCGATATCTCGTTGCCACGTTTGCGCCAACTAGATATTGAGACACCAGCCAACGTGCATACCCTGTATTCGTCGGAGCATAACATCCGACAGATGTTGCCAACGGTTGACATTGTGATAGGTAGCGTGTTAGTACCAGGCGACAAGACGCCACACCTGATTACACGCGAGATGCTGAAACTGATGGAGCCTGGAACAGTGCTGGTTGATGTAGCCATCGATCAGGGTGGCTGTTTCGAGACATCGCGACCCACCACGCATAGCGAACCCGTTTATACCGAGGAGGGCATTGTACACTACTGCGTAGCCAACATCCCAGGTGCTGTTCCTAACACCTCTACCCTCGCCCTCACTAATGCTACGTTGCGTTATGCCATTGCACTGGCTGATAAGGGCTGGCAGCAGGCTTGCAAGGACGACCCAGCACTGGCTAAGGGACTGAACATTGTAGAAGGAAAGGTAACCTACAAGGCTGTGGCTGATGTATTCGGTCTGCCTTACGAGAAGATTATCTAA
- a CDS encoding sensor histidine kinase: MNKHLAGLCHVALWAFMFLSPLTFWRGTGIKFMQYLMYCMQPAMLMIVFYLNYLYLAPKLFVAGKHRYDLLINLAMISVFSITLHYWTDFTNDLFGVRQRFDDTINDVTNILREGLNFCIFAGGSTALALARKWVTAEQKLRESETARIQSELKNLRSQINPHFLLNTLNNIYALTAIDQTRAQNAIQQLSKMLRHLLYDNQEREVTLTDEMQFIENYIALMKIRLSQNVDVTFHRQVALPGIKVAPLIFISLIENAFKHGVSPVEPSFVHISITATEHDITCQIENSNHPKSHDDRSGHGIGLSQVQRRLELSYPGRYTWEKGVNKEGNIYTSTIHIQL, from the coding sequence ATGAATAAACATTTAGCAGGCCTATGCCACGTGGCCCTTTGGGCATTTATGTTCCTGTCGCCTCTTACATTCTGGCGAGGCACAGGAATCAAGTTTATGCAGTACCTGATGTACTGCATGCAGCCAGCAATGCTGATGATAGTGTTCTATCTCAATTATCTGTATCTGGCTCCCAAGCTCTTTGTGGCAGGTAAGCATCGCTACGACCTGCTCATCAACTTGGCAATGATTTCGGTATTCAGTATCACCCTTCACTACTGGACCGATTTTACCAACGATCTCTTCGGTGTACGCCAGCGTTTCGACGACACGATTAACGACGTAACCAACATTCTGCGCGAGGGACTGAACTTCTGCATTTTCGCAGGTGGATCTACCGCTTTAGCCCTGGCACGCAAATGGGTAACTGCCGAACAGAAGCTGAGAGAATCTGAGACTGCACGCATCCAGAGCGAACTGAAAAACCTGCGTTCGCAGATTAACCCCCACTTCCTGCTCAACACACTGAACAATATCTATGCGCTGACAGCCATCGACCAGACACGCGCCCAGAATGCCATCCAACAGCTGTCAAAAATGCTGCGGCATCTGCTATACGATAATCAGGAACGCGAGGTAACGCTCACGGATGAGATGCAGTTTATCGAGAACTACATTGCGCTGATGAAGATCCGCTTGTCGCAGAACGTGGATGTAACGTTCCATCGACAGGTGGCCTTGCCTGGTATTAAGGTGGCACCACTTATCTTCATCTCGCTTATCGAGAATGCCTTTAAACATGGCGTAAGTCCTGTTGAGCCCAGTTTTGTACACATCAGCATTACCGCCACAGAACACGACATTACCTGCCAGATTGAGAACTCGAACCACCCCAAGTCGCACGACGACCGTAGTGGCCATGGCATCGGTCTCAGTCAGGTGCAGCGCCGCTTAGAGTTGTCCTATCCCGGACGTTACACCTGGGAGAAGGGCGTTAATAAAGAAGGAAATATTTACACATCAACAATACATATCCAGTTATGA
- the tsaA gene encoding tRNA (N6-threonylcarbamoyladenosine(37)-N6)-methyltransferase TrmO, with protein sequence MEIQPIAWFESPFPTKFGIPRQSGLVPDLTGRIVFEPEYRQMEAVRGLEAFDYLWIIWEFSANRDAEKSLTVRPPRLGGNQRMGVFATRSPFRPNNLGLSCVRIDRIEHDAKLGPVIYVKGADLMHHTPIYDIKPYVAYADAHPEARSGFVDNTEWEPLKVELPKELENKIPTDQVASLIATLQQDPRPRYHNDPNRIYGMPFLTFDIRFKVADNVLTVVEIK encoded by the coding sequence ATGGAGATACAACCCATAGCATGGTTTGAATCACCATTCCCCACCAAGTTTGGTATTCCTCGTCAGAGCGGGTTGGTGCCCGACCTGACGGGGCGTATCGTGTTTGAACCAGAGTATCGACAGATGGAGGCCGTTCGCGGACTTGAAGCCTTCGATTACCTGTGGATTATCTGGGAGTTCTCGGCCAATCGCGATGCCGAAAAGAGTCTCACTGTGCGTCCACCCCGTTTAGGCGGCAACCAGCGCATGGGTGTTTTTGCCACCCGCTCGCCATTCCGTCCAAACAATCTCGGATTGTCGTGTGTGCGTATCGATCGCATTGAGCACGATGCCAAACTCGGCCCTGTCATCTACGTTAAAGGTGCCGACTTGATGCACCACACCCCTATCTACGACATCAAGCCCTATGTGGCCTATGCCGATGCCCACCCCGAAGCCCGTAGTGGGTTTGTGGATAACACTGAGTGGGAACCTTTAAAAGTAGAACTTCCAAAAGAGTTGGAAAACAAAATCCCAACTGATCAGGTAGCATCCTTAATTGCCACCCTGCAGCAAGACCCCCGTCCCCGTTATCACAACGATCCCAACCGCATCTACGGCATGCCGTTCCTCACCTTCGACATCCGTTTTAAGGTTGCAGATAATGTATTAACAGTGGTAGAGATAAAGTAA
- a CDS encoding C10 family peptidase, whose product MLHILRYFTGLTFSVIACASMQAQEILPLIQTQWGQAAPYNMFCPKESLAGPNSLAGCGALAMAQVMRYLQEPSVSPKGEKYQWDLMPQRPSTPEEARAIARLVTDCGVNAFTAYGKNSSGTNPFNVLCAMKKCFGLNPYIYIIMREQYPGDEGRRLWRRLIMDELQGGRPVMMIGSLLNGDKNLGHIFIIDGVRGSRVHVNFGWDGKGDGYYALDDLGGFNINQSAIIGIGKADYVPESKVVKTEHAGQLAELLPQNEWKQIRHLRVSGPLDKSDFKVLQQMAQMDRFVGKGGDLHTLDLSDAEVEYLPDSALCATQTLFYVRLPKKLKQIGRDAFNTCIMLNEVDIPSSVWRIRKGAFNFCPNLLSIHIPEGVRNILSGTFCGCKNLTEVTLPESIDTLGAGVFENCTLLERLYIPASTHQIGVDLVKGCPNLREVIIDPANMEFAFRDGKIVGLTKRAQEQLGQISLPSVDPKNFNQIGTRRVRKVKAVKRNGKWVEVK is encoded by the coding sequence ATGCTTCACATATTAAGATACTTTACTGGCTTAACATTCTCTGTTATAGCCTGCGCTTCTATGCAGGCGCAAGAAATTCTGCCACTGATACAAACCCAATGGGGACAAGCCGCACCTTATAATATGTTCTGCCCTAAGGAGTCGCTGGCAGGTCCTAATAGTCTTGCTGGCTGCGGCGCTCTCGCTATGGCACAGGTTATGCGCTACCTGCAAGAGCCGTCAGTATCGCCCAAGGGCGAGAAATATCAGTGGGACTTGATGCCTCAGCGCCCGTCTACACCTGAAGAGGCACGTGCTATCGCTCGATTGGTTACCGATTGTGGCGTCAATGCTTTTACTGCGTACGGCAAAAACAGCAGTGGAACCAATCCCTTCAACGTGCTTTGTGCGATGAAGAAGTGCTTCGGATTAAATCCGTACATCTATATCATCATGCGCGAACAATATCCTGGCGATGAAGGCAGAAGGCTTTGGCGAAGGCTGATTATGGACGAGTTGCAGGGCGGCCGACCGGTCATGATGATAGGCTCACTTCTGAATGGAGACAAAAATCTAGGCCACATATTTATTATTGATGGAGTGCGTGGCTCGCGTGTACACGTGAACTTCGGCTGGGATGGTAAAGGCGACGGTTATTATGCGCTCGATGATCTTGGGGGATTCAACATTAACCAATCTGCAATTATAGGAATAGGTAAGGCCGACTATGTGCCAGAGTCTAAGGTGGTAAAGACCGAGCATGCCGGACAGTTGGCCGAGCTGCTGCCACAGAACGAGTGGAAACAGATTCGACATCTGCGCGTTAGCGGACCACTCGACAAGAGCGACTTCAAGGTATTGCAGCAGATGGCACAAATGGATCGTTTTGTCGGCAAGGGAGGCGACCTGCACACACTCGATCTGAGCGATGCCGAGGTGGAATATCTGCCCGATTCCGCATTATGCGCTACGCAGACGCTGTTCTATGTCCGTCTGCCTAAGAAGCTCAAGCAGATAGGGCGTGATGCGTTTAATACTTGTATAATGCTTAATGAAGTCGACATTCCCTCGTCGGTATGGCGTATACGTAAGGGGGCATTCAATTTTTGTCCCAATCTGTTGAGTATCCACATCCCTGAGGGTGTGCGTAATATTCTGAGTGGTACATTCTGTGGATGTAAGAACCTTACCGAAGTGACGTTACCAGAATCTATCGACACGCTGGGAGCTGGAGTATTTGAAAACTGCACCCTGCTGGAGCGCCTCTATATTCCAGCTTCTACTCATCAGATAGGTGTCGATCTTGTGAAAGGTTGTCCTAATCTTCGCGAGGTGATTATCGACCCAGCCAACATGGAGTTTGCCTTTCGTGATGGCAAGATTGTTGGCCTCACCAAGCGTGCTCAGGAGCAGTTAGGCCAGATTTCCCTCCCATCTGTTGATCCTAAAAACTTCAACCAAATAGGCACCCGCCGCGTACGCAAAGTAAAAGCAGTAAAGCGCAACGGCAAATGGGTAGAAGTGAAGTAA
- a CDS encoding LytR/AlgR family response regulator transcription factor: MTITCAIIDDEPLAAGLLESYAKKTPYLSLQGTYNSAVQAMKDLRENPVQLLFLDIQMPELSGIEFAKILPKDTKVIFTTAFPQYAIEGFKVNGLDYLLKPISYDDFIKATDKAIEWFTVALRQDVYRRDRFMFVKSDYKLQRVNLDDILYVEGLKDYVRFYLKNGDKIMSLMSMKKLEEYLPKPEFLRTHRSFIVHMKETPLVDKFRIVFDDVMIPISDNYKEEVQKYFDEHTLV, from the coding sequence ATGACAATTACTTGTGCTATCATCGACGATGAGCCTCTGGCAGCAGGTCTGCTTGAGAGCTACGCCAAAAAAACTCCTTACCTGAGTTTGCAGGGAACCTACAACAGTGCCGTACAGGCCATGAAGGATCTTCGTGAAAACCCCGTACAGCTGTTGTTCTTAGACATTCAGATGCCCGAACTGTCAGGCATCGAGTTTGCCAAGATTCTCCCCAAAGACACAAAGGTAATCTTTACTACCGCATTCCCTCAGTATGCTATCGAGGGCTTTAAAGTTAATGGTTTGGATTATCTGCTGAAACCCATTTCGTACGACGACTTCATTAAGGCTACCGACAAGGCCATCGAGTGGTTTACCGTAGCCTTGCGTCAGGACGTTTACCGCCGCGACCGCTTTATGTTCGTAAAGAGCGACTACAAGCTGCAGCGTGTTAACCTCGACGACATCCTGTATGTCGAGGGATTAAAGGACTACGTACGCTTCTACCTGAAGAACGGCGATAAGATTATGTCGCTGATGTCGATGAAGAAACTCGAGGAATATCTGCCTAAGCCAGAGTTCCTTCGTACCCACCGTTCATTCATCGTACATATGAAGGAGACACCACTCGTGGATAAGTTCCGCATTGTGTTCGACGATGTGATGATTCCTATCTCCGACAACTACAAGGAAGAGGTTCAGAAGTACTTCGACGAGCATACGCTGGTGTAA
- a CDS encoding ABC transporter ATP-binding protein, whose protein sequence is MEEEKKVVIELQNVKRYFQVGSETVKALRGVSFKIYEGEFVTIQGTSGSGKSTLLNQLGCLDTPTSGEYLLDGIAVRTMSKTQRAKLRNRKIGFVFQNYNLLAKTTALENVELPLMYNSEISASERRRKAMEALKAVGLEDRMYHKSNQMSGGQMQRVAIARALVNDPAVLLADEATGNLDTRTSFEMLVLFQELYKQGHTIIFVTHNPEIAEYSSRNINLRDGKIREDTINTNIKSAAEALAQLPAPQDD, encoded by the coding sequence ATGGAAGAAGAGAAGAAAGTAGTTATTGAACTGCAGAACGTAAAGCGCTACTTCCAGGTGGGCAGTGAGACGGTGAAAGCCTTGCGAGGTGTCTCGTTCAAGATTTACGAGGGCGAGTTTGTTACCATCCAAGGTACATCGGGCTCAGGTAAGAGTACGCTGCTTAACCAGTTGGGCTGTCTCGACACGCCTACCAGCGGCGAGTATCTGCTGGATGGCATTGCCGTGCGCACCATGTCGAAGACCCAGCGCGCCAAACTGCGCAACCGCAAGATTGGCTTTGTGTTCCAGAATTACAATCTGCTGGCCAAGACCACAGCTTTGGAGAATGTGGAACTGCCATTGATGTACAACTCTGAGATTTCGGCCTCAGAGCGTCGTCGCAAAGCCATGGAAGCCCTGAAGGCAGTGGGACTTGAAGACCGTATGTATCACAAGTCGAACCAGATGTCGGGTGGCCAGATGCAGCGTGTAGCCATCGCCCGTGCGCTGGTTAACGATCCCGCTGTGCTGTTGGCCGACGAGGCAACAGGTAACCTTGATACACGAACATCGTTCGAGATGCTGGTACTGTTCCAGGAGCTCTACAAGCAGGGCCACACTATTATCTTTGTGACCCACAACCCTGAGATTGCCGAGTATTCGAGTCGAAATATCAACCTGCGCGATGGTAAGATTCGCGAGGATACCATCAATACCAATATCAAGTCGGCAGCCGAGGCACTGGCACAGTTGCCTGCTCCGCAGGATGATTAA
- a CDS encoding prohibitin family protein — translation MNSLKPYYRLLAYGLGGFVFILILFTTCCTVVDSGEVGIRFHKWSLNEQDYGGVEGTCKGWVFYNPITTNVFTYPTFTQRKQYETFSVNAKDASLFEMDPTIAYRINPDKACDIFTKYRVGVKELEEGYIRTCIYEAYRTCANQYTSDSLMSNRANFERDVRARLEKSLMSEGFLVEEFTSKITPPSSLLSMIDAKNTAIQSALKAENEVKEAEANAKIAVAKAEGNAKAMKIKADAEAYYNRTIAASLSPMIVQEDMIEKWDGKMPQIMTGNGGMMMDISKVIGAKK, via the coding sequence ATGAATTCATTGAAACCGTATTATCGTCTGCTGGCCTACGGATTGGGAGGCTTTGTGTTTATTCTGATTCTGTTTACTACCTGCTGTACAGTAGTTGATTCAGGTGAGGTGGGTATCCGTTTCCACAAATGGTCGCTCAACGAGCAGGACTATGGTGGCGTTGAGGGCACTTGTAAAGGTTGGGTGTTCTATAATCCCATCACCACCAACGTGTTTACCTATCCTACGTTCACCCAGCGTAAGCAGTATGAGACCTTCTCGGTAAATGCCAAGGATGCTTCGCTCTTTGAGATGGATCCTACCATTGCCTACCGCATCAATCCCGACAAGGCTTGCGACATTTTTACTAAATATCGTGTGGGTGTTAAGGAACTCGAGGAGGGCTATATCCGCACCTGTATCTACGAGGCCTATCGTACCTGTGCTAACCAGTACACCTCTGATTCACTCATGTCTAACCGTGCCAATTTCGAGCGCGATGTGCGTGCCCGTTTGGAGAAGTCGCTCATGAGCGAGGGCTTCCTGGTTGAGGAGTTCACCTCAAAGATTACCCCACCATCATCGCTTCTCTCTATGATTGATGCCAAGAACACCGCCATCCAGAGTGCCCTGAAGGCTGAGAACGAGGTGAAAGAGGCAGAGGCCAATGCCAAGATTGCTGTGGCCAAAGCCGAGGGTAACGCCAAGGCCATGAAGATTAAGGCCGATGCCGAGGCCTACTACAACCGCACCATCGCCGCATCACTCTCGCCCATGATTGTTCAGGAGGACATGATTGAGAAGTGGGATGGCAAGATGCCCCAGATCATGACTGGCAACGGCGGCATGATGATGGACATCTCGAAAGTCATCGGTGCCAAGAAATAA
- a CDS encoding family 43 glycosylhydrolase has translation MKTNVLKHSLAAVCCMGLAASCTQKAAVVESQELTTLNTVGNPYLPLWEHIPDGEPYVFDDPDNPGKQRVYIYGSHDNLKDAYCGRDQVVWSAPTDDLSHWRYDGIILTVNRNARGEVFDSAATADVLYAPDITFVTDSTGKKTYYLFPNDQTGYRNALIAKSDRPDGPFEVCNWSKKNPNQVEGIYGFDPAVFVDDDGRVYGYWGFEHSYAAEIDPATMCTVKPGTEIIDGMVSGRNEEGIFSFFEASSIRKIKDKYVFIYSRFTKDGEFGLPTSNYNLAYAYSDQPLGPWTYGGTIIDARGREINEKGDTIASAVPDGNTHGSICEINGQWYVFYHRQTGTNEYARQAMVAPIKVTVEEGEGGKVEITEGEYNSEGFALAGLNPFERHSAGIACWLTGPTPAVHEWPNNKFSGSYVEVSYGNDKNFDDPYALACNTNRVVNNTDGSIVGYKYFNLNESKGKNNLKLSLNLIPAGIDGTIQLMLDRPWTSQKGKLLGCFELKADMPQEATEAVFDLPELAKLSGKHAIYFVFKSNTKQKSLCTLLDFAFQYSE, from the coding sequence ATGAAGACGAATGTTCTTAAACACAGTTTAGCAGCTGTTTGTTGCATGGGACTGGCTGCATCGTGCACCCAAAAGGCAGCAGTAGTAGAAAGTCAGGAACTCACAACACTTAACACCGTTGGAAACCCCTATCTGCCATTGTGGGAGCATATTCCTGATGGCGAGCCTTACGTGTTCGACGATCCCGATAACCCAGGTAAGCAGCGTGTGTACATCTATGGTTCGCACGATAACCTGAAGGATGCCTATTGTGGTCGCGACCAAGTGGTATGGTCGGCTCCAACAGACGATCTGAGTCACTGGCGTTACGATGGCATCATCCTCACCGTAAACCGAAATGCCCGAGGCGAGGTATTCGACTCAGCAGCTACAGCCGACGTGCTGTATGCACCCGATATCACTTTTGTAACCGATAGCACAGGCAAAAAGACATATTATCTGTTCCCCAACGACCAGACAGGCTACCGCAATGCACTGATTGCCAAGAGCGACCGTCCGGATGGGCCTTTCGAAGTATGCAACTGGAGCAAGAAGAACCCCAACCAGGTTGAGGGAATCTATGGTTTCGACCCCGCTGTGTTTGTTGACGATGATGGTCGTGTGTATGGCTATTGGGGCTTTGAGCACTCATACGCCGCCGAGATTGATCCTGCCACGATGTGTACCGTTAAACCTGGCACGGAGATTATCGATGGCATGGTATCAGGCCGCAACGAAGAGGGTATCTTCAGTTTCTTCGAGGCATCGAGCATCCGTAAAATAAAAGATAAATATGTGTTTATCTACAGTCGCTTTACCAAGGATGGCGAGTTTGGTTTGCCCACTAGCAACTACAACTTAGCCTATGCCTATAGCGACCAGCCATTAGGTCCTTGGACTTATGGTGGTACCATTATCGATGCTCGTGGTCGCGAGATTAACGAGAAAGGCGACACCATAGCATCGGCTGTTCCAGATGGCAACACCCATGGCAGTATCTGCGAGATTAACGGACAGTGGTATGTGTTCTATCACCGCCAGACAGGCACCAACGAGTATGCACGCCAGGCCATGGTGGCTCCTATCAAGGTAACTGTCGAGGAAGGCGAAGGTGGTAAGGTAGAGATTACCGAGGGCGAATATAACTCCGAGGGTTTTGCACTCGCTGGTTTGAATCCATTCGAACGCCACTCAGCCGGTATTGCTTGCTGGCTTACTGGTCCTACACCTGCCGTTCACGAGTGGCCTAACAACAAGTTCTCGGGTTCGTATGTCGAGGTATCGTATGGTAACGATAAGAACTTCGACGATCCTTATGCCTTGGCCTGCAATACCAACCGTGTGGTTAACAATACCGATGGTTCAATCGTAGGCTACAAGTATTTTAACCTCAACGAGAGCAAGGGCAAGAATAATTTGAAGCTGTCGTTGAATCTCATCCCTGCAGGTATCGATGGTACCATCCAGCTGATGCTCGATCGTCCTTGGACATCGCAGAAAGGCAAACTTCTTGGTTGCTTCGAACTCAAGGCCGACATGCCACAGGAGGCAACCGAAGCCGTTTTCGACCTGCCTGAGCTGGCCAAGCTTTCAGGAAAGCACGCCATCTACTTTGTATTCAAGTCGAATACCAAGCAGAAGTCGCTGTGCACCCTGTTGGATTTCGCATTTCAATACTCAGAGTAA